The following are encoded in a window of Clostridium thermarum genomic DNA:
- a CDS encoding DUF6429 family protein, which produces MMADDMKNTIKELTLMLMYLTSWKENEFGMEYLRTWKGYDFDILNELTDEDLIGGSYRSKSAYIKEKGERLAKDLLKKYGIENI; this is translated from the coding sequence ATGATGGCTGATGATATGAAAAATACAATAAAAGAATTAACTTTAATGCTTATGTATTTAACATCCTGGAAGGAAAATGAATTTGGCATGGAATATCTAAGAACATGGAAAGGCTATGATTTTGATATTTTAAATGAACTGACTGATGAAGATTTAATTGGTGGTTCATATCGTTCTAAATCAGCTTACATCAAAGAAAAAGGAGAAAGGCTTGCAAAAGATTTATTAAAGAAATATGGGATAGAAAACATTTAA
- a CDS encoding transposase produces the protein MYIRQECLFSFEEIIKLQPKTRLELILAQLDFSNVLNGLAQLHATRGPKGHNELALLYALVAMQVEKIKYFNKLVDRLKTDPIFRYNCGFNILEKTPSASTFSRFLTKLSKIPSLEYDFDCLVKKAISIGIVDGSNVAIDSTKIDSFEKARPKSKLKNDAVSPNWGAKNDTDGNKIRWFGFKLHILADCKSELPLSILLSPASYSDGDLAIPLIKKFITNYSGVLSPKHFIMDKGYDFQKIYDYVTHDVKAQPIIAYNPRAQYAPPEGFNEKFEPICSMGYPLTYWGKDGDYLKFRCPQATGKVNCPFGTKHCSNSNYGFCLKVNYKENNRYYSYPLRSSEDWQKLYNQRTSIERCNSRLKEYLNVNNLRSAGIRKAKVVALLNCMALVAGTIAVNQKSNDLNLKQAG, from the coding sequence ATGTATATTCGACAAGAATGCCTATTTTCCTTTGAAGAAATAATAAAATTACAACCTAAAACTAGGCTTGAATTAATTCTAGCCCAACTAGATTTTTCAAATGTATTAAATGGTTTAGCCCAGCTACACGCTACGCGTGGCCCGAAAGGGCATAATGAGCTAGCACTATTGTATGCTTTAGTTGCTATGCAAGTTGAAAAAATTAAATATTTTAATAAGTTAGTCGATAGACTTAAGACTGATCCTATATTTAGGTATAATTGTGGTTTTAACATTTTAGAGAAAACACCTTCAGCATCAACCTTTAGTAGATTTTTAACTAAGCTATCCAAAATACCTTCATTGGAATATGACTTCGATTGTTTAGTTAAAAAGGCCATTAGTATAGGAATTGTTGATGGTTCAAATGTAGCAATCGATTCTACTAAAATTGATTCTTTTGAAAAAGCTAGACCTAAATCCAAACTTAAGAATGATGCTGTTTCTCCAAACTGGGGAGCTAAGAACGATACTGATGGTAATAAAATACGTTGGTTCGGATTTAAGCTTCACATACTGGCAGATTGCAAGAGTGAACTACCCTTAAGCATATTGCTATCTCCCGCTAGTTATAGTGATGGAGATTTAGCTATTCCGCTGATAAAAAAGTTCATCACCAACTACTCTGGAGTTTTGAGTCCTAAGCATTTTATTATGGATAAAGGTTATGATTTTCAAAAGATTTATGATTATGTTACTCACGATGTTAAAGCACAACCAATTATAGCTTACAATCCTAGGGCACAGTATGCTCCACCAGAAGGATTTAATGAGAAGTTTGAACCCATATGCTCAATGGGATATCCATTAACTTACTGGGGAAAAGATGGTGACTACCTTAAATTTAGATGTCCCCAAGCAACCGGTAAGGTTAATTGTCCATTTGGAACAAAGCATTGTAGCAATTCAAACTATGGATTTTGCCTAAAGGTAAACTATAAAGAGAATAATAGGTATTACTCTTATCCTCTTAGGAGCAGTGAAGATTGGCAAAAACTCTATAATCAACGCACCTCTATCGAGAGGTGTAACTCAAGATTGAAAGAGTACCTAAATGTTAATAATCTGCGTTCAGCAGGTATTAGAAAAGCAAAAGTTGTAGCTCTACTAAACTGTATGGCTTTAGTAGCAGGCACTATTGCTGTTAATCAGAAGTCTAACGACTTAAATTTAAAGCAAGCAGGATAA
- a CDS encoding restriction endonuclease subunit S, which yields MSCNEWREVKLGEIIEFNPKESISKGKCAKKINMDMLKPFYKYINEYVMEEYKGGSKFRNGDTIMARITPCLENGKTAKVTLLDKNEVGFGSTEFIVLRAKEGLTTEDYVYYMAISPYVRDIAIKSMTGTSGRQRAQINVIQNININLPPLHEQKAIAKILSDLDEKIEINNRINKVLEEIAQTIFKRWFVDFEFPNENGEPYKSSGGEMIEGELGPIPKGWEVGRLRDIIEISSGKRPKDKSDYRTEQYQIPLIGASKIMGFTKEYLYNEPVMVIGRVGTHGVIQKFNEAIWPSDNTLVIKTKYYEFVYNILKNIDYISLNRGSTQPLITQTDIKNILILCPNNELLIE from the coding sequence ATGAGTTGTAATGAGTGGAGAGAGGTAAAGCTTGGTGAAATAATTGAATTTAATCCAAAAGAAAGCATTTCAAAGGGTAAATGTGCAAAAAAAATAAATATGGATATGTTAAAGCCTTTTTATAAATATATAAATGAGTATGTAATGGAAGAATATAAAGGTGGCTCAAAGTTTAGAAACGGCGATACTATAATGGCAAGGATAACACCTTGCTTAGAAAATGGTAAAACAGCAAAAGTAACATTATTGGATAAAAATGAAGTGGGTTTTGGTTCAACTGAATTTATTGTACTTAGGGCTAAAGAAGGATTAACGACAGAAGATTATGTCTATTATATGGCAATTTCTCCATATGTTAGAGATATAGCTATAAAATCAATGACTGGAACATCAGGAAGACAAAGAGCACAAATAAATGTGATTCAAAATATTAATATTAATCTCCCTCCCCTCCACGAACAAAAGGCAATAGCTAAAATTCTATCCGACCTTGATGAAAAGATAGAAATAAACAACAGAATAAATAAAGTATTAGAGGAAATAGCCCAAACAATATTTAAACGCTGGTTTGTGGATTTTGAATTTCCAAACGAAAATGGAGAACCATATAAATCAAGCGGTGGCGAAATGATTGAAGGTGAACTTGGACCTATTCCTAAGGGGTGGGAGGTAGGAAGGTTAAGAGATATAATTGAAATTTCTAGTGGTAAAAGACCGAAAGATAAATCTGATTATCGTACAGAACAATATCAAATACCATTAATAGGTGCTAGTAAAATTATGGGTTTTACAAAGGAATACTTGTATAATGAACCAGTTATGGTAATTGGAAGAGTTGGAACACATGGTGTTATACAGAAGTTTAATGAAGCCATATGGCCTTCTGACAATACATTAGTTATAAAAACAAAATATTATGAGTTTGTATATAATATTCTAAAAAATATTGATTATATTTCATTAAATAGGGGTTCTACACAACCACTTATAACTCAAACGGATATAAAGAATATTTTAATATTATGTCCAAATAATGAATTACTAATTGAGTAA